A genomic stretch from Arvicanthis niloticus isolate mArvNil1 chromosome 12, mArvNil1.pat.X, whole genome shotgun sequence includes:
- the Ypel1 gene encoding protein yippee-like 1 isoform X2, with protein sequence MPHIIFKPAQTAKRQQTLNPAPALSALCSWNKSFQGSQGRAYLFNSVVNVGCGPAEERVLLTGLHAVADIYCENCKTTLGWKYEHAFESSQKYKEGKFIIELAHMIKDNGW encoded by the exons ATGCCACACATCATTTTTAAACCTGCACAGACTGCCAAGAGGCAGCAAACCCTGAACCCTGCTCCTGCGCTGTCAGCTCTGTGTTCCTGGAACAAG TCCTTTCAGGGAAGCCAGGGGCGAGCCTACCTCTTCAACTCTGT GGTGAATGTGGGCTGCGGCCCCGCTGAGGAGAGAGTCCTTCTAACTGGGCTGCACGCAGTGGCTGACATCTACTGTGAGAACTGCAAGACCACTCTCGGGTGGAAATAC GAACATGCCTTTGAGAGCAGTCAGAAATACAAGGAAGGAAAATTTATTATTGAACTTGCCCACATGATCAAAGACAACGGCTGGTAA
- the Ypel1 gene encoding protein yippee-like 1 isoform X1 has protein sequence MVKMTKSKTFQAYLPHCHRTYSCIHCRAHLANHDELISKSFQGSQGRAYLFNSVVNVGCGPAEERVLLTGLHAVADIYCENCKTTLGWKYEHAFESSQKYKEGKFIIELAHMIKDNGW, from the exons ATGGTGAAAATGACCAAGTCCAAAACTTTCCAAGCTTATCTGCCACACTGTCACCGAACTTACAGCTGTATCCACTGCAGAGCCCATCTGGCCAATCACGATGAGCTCATCTCCAAG TCCTTTCAGGGAAGCCAGGGGCGAGCCTACCTCTTCAACTCTGT GGTGAATGTGGGCTGCGGCCCCGCTGAGGAGAGAGTCCTTCTAACTGGGCTGCACGCAGTGGCTGACATCTACTGTGAGAACTGCAAGACCACTCTCGGGTGGAAATAC GAACATGCCTTTGAGAGCAGTCAGAAATACAAGGAAGGAAAATTTATTATTGAACTTGCCCACATGATCAAAGACAACGGCTGGTAA